In Leishmania infantum JPCM5 genome chromosome 33, a genomic segment contains:
- a CDS encoding putative Unc104-like kinesin encodes MSESSKGASQEADLSRAPSPTNSRDQSAEPNTGYEEGRITVSVRVRPLNARETKLNSGSCIAPLAAYNTLYILPPGESEQDVNALLAVDPHLRGTRHHRFTFDHVYPVDSTQEQVYEQIGRPVLQSSFRGYHTCIFAYGQTGSGKSYCMMGADGGCCIDDAPGIIPRLCREVFIEMDKVKQAAMANEENVDFSVYVSYLEIYRERVRSLLNEVHDARIVTAGNEEYGSASLRAVSGSLRRQGLLHAADSADAALRVREHPTLGVYVEGLAEISVTSEEQVLRLMVRGNQRRHMASTRMNETSSRSHAIFTLQLLQKRTRAVPPGEGGSGGTITEAPSTAVATMTTQLGAKINLVDLAGSERAKATGADGDTLKEGAQINKSLTTLGIVINSLAAQSIATASSSTGQSPMKSAAASKRHIPYRDSTLTFLLKESLGGNSKTFMIATVSPSADSYDESLSTLRYADRAKSIMIKAFVNETAGDKRIRELEKEVMRLREQIRSLLSAEARRSSTPMATPAATPVALTDGDSLLQPSLVGDGDGNAVEGKWIDQDKNGSRETGMTHSSASGREVSIVPDGDADLQAPHAGFNDHAGSGAVAPEPVSPVADTPVASRAEFVATLQSELRRAEEMIRQMSASEAERNAHIAQLVKRHEEEQAAMRAAAAAMAAAVATKDAENYAPGAVTATMRLCRDEPYLLNMDGAGDWVVAHLGPGETLVGVFPPNGGAANNTAAATSTAKGNEGSEVGSSSTSFDSSLVLPSYRTGSDADANGAAPDEGADVRHVRLPREFGEGVGGPHCILERLKATGTAATASSTTTLRACAGYETYVIRPMYRSPFVVKDGDTLLLQNGDVLDIGADHIQLKYMDPAEPPLTARGRRTVRMETTAYVGGDSQSVDWAESDRGMSSAAASPASAGYKEEEALMSLKRFIGSSEEHPDKEGVREEARETRGASGDGDGCEGGGVETASSFDRESLHSVFDDEYSTSAAADDYNDEGIGGRRNSREAGISTTVATPQQPSRPLIPTLALGKALPANRLSTPPPQRMPQRDYQATRVPFDTASANAKNSASSVILSDSEDHSTASPSVNEGIKAPSLPIPLQRRPTPAAVAVVKTRVPSKRVPQTAHLNPNSALPLSELQWMRSKAPSKSYRSEPPPRFVGRYNLVLVGPSGSGKSSLVRNLQTEDTPWLQSAFSTLMATGRAYAGADADGNTPASAETHPTIGIHTTTLTAAGATPMRLHVYELGGTPCFSPLLDQLPSRRLTYLLCFPLDGGPSLVALRGIVEDILCRTDSHTVSLVLVATHAHHSSAADGKGGGGSLFSRRLPAVRQEMLRAQMEEVELQVVSLIQMLQPYAQLRPTVVGRFAVDNVHRQVYSTGYRAVEGFPEWLQWLGDLARDRCRSDVDFASGLVPARCMELSRQVGLLRERGKWCLSLRDFKALATAVSTQYDTAEAASASLARDTLRQHVQLLADWGVLAHRFRSTPLRQHVVLDVAWLCRVLTTLACCALVGQAESGGPSTVDAARMVAAAGKRDTALLNRKHPALRILLTPEAARIVDVVKVVTMDTACLLRYGVLPMPVLVTMLEPHFKPCDSEGAASGSLEEGMSALRRTDNLAVAGCDPAAGNVRYSVPLAGVLELLVLCDVIILGHKLLLSPSAEEAARTSTAPPQDLVGCSRSLPVSAASQQQGGRVHDDDDRSLDDINPAEEGFVVYPLSCRTPASAGVTWLFPCFLSGPFYMFKLDMVPRNFFPKLMCRLATVSDKIYLGPVQSHSWSSPTRWRATDATRGRGVVGGRTPVAHGPFDTYFSECAGRSFVLPRFSTYLAQTTAEVSPRRREGLWFDAAWLVYKESAHDDDCEGDNCRVLVRLVHHSVFLSFHCHQAGSSLGMSGGGASPGVQDFYEAVLEAVRHVVEEFPGGKCSESMQCCVDPAILLELEVKHPAVQSDQETAALERHVRFASINDNLNSLERVLAKSGSALWTARTARRSHTSRSEDGEDESAYVPLLRNFSATCPLDVAECIRRWKTEQHFHISTELEARLVGALQELGACYHESAPVAVNSCFALDRLLDVLAHIDTV; translated from the coding sequence GAATCGGAGCAGGATGTGAATgcgctgctcgccgtcgACCCGCATCTGCGCGGcacccgccaccaccgcttcACCTTTGACCATGTCTACCCAGTGGATTCCACACAGGAGCAGGTGTACGAGCAGATCGGGCGACCGGTGCTACAGTCCAGCTTCCGCGGCTACCACACGTGCATTTTCGCCTATGGCCAGACAGGCAGTGGGAAGAGCTACTGCATGATGGGCGCCGAtggcggctgctgcatcgACGACGCACCGGGCATTATcccgcgcctctgccgtgAAGTTTTTATCGAGATGGACAAGGTAAAGCAAGCTGCCATGGCAAACGAGGAGAACGTGGACTTCAGCGTCTACGTCAGCTACCTCGAAATCTACAGGGAACGCGTGCGCTCCCTCTTGAACGAGGTACACGATGCCAGGATTGTGACAGCCGGCAACGAGGAGTATGGGTCTGCCTCGCTGCGGGCCGTATCGGGGTCTCTGCGTCGCCAGGGCCTGCTTCACGCGGCTGACTCGGCGGATGCCgccctgcgcgtgcgcgagcaCCCGACCCTCGGCGTCTATGTGGAAGGACTCGCCGAAATTTCCGTGACGAGTGAGGAGCAGGTGCTACGACTCATGGTGCGAGGGAATCAGCGCCGGCACATGGCATCGACCCGCATGAACGAAACGTCAAGCCGCTCGCACGCCATCTTtacgctgcagctgctgcagaagcggACACGCGCCGTCCCGCCCGGCGAGGGTGGCTCTGGCGGCACGATCACAGAGGCACCATccaccgccgtggcgacAATGACGACACAGCTGGGTGCCAAGATCAACTTGGTGGATCTTGCCGGCAGCGAGCGTGCCAAGGCAACCGGGGCGGATGGCGACACCCTCAAGGAAGGCGCGCAGATCAACAAGTCTCTCACAACACTCGGCATTGTCATCAATTCCTTGGCCGCCCAgtccatcgccaccgccagcagtTCCACTGGGCAGTCGCCAATGAAgtccgctgctgcatcgaAGCGGCACATACCCTACCGAGACTCGACACTCACCTTCCTCTTGAAGGAGTCCCTAGGTGGCAATAGCAAAACCTTCATGATTGCCACCGTTAGCCCCAGCGCCGACAGCTACGACGAGTCGCTCAGCACACTCCGGTACGCAGATAGGGCCAAGTCCATCATGATAAAGGCGTTTGTGAATGAAACGGCCGGCGACAAGCGCATACGAGAGCTGGAGAAAGAGGTGATGCGGCTTCGCGAGCAAATTCGCTCGCTGCTCAGTGCCGAAGCGAGGCGCTCCTCCACTCCGAtggcgacgccggcagcaaCACCGGTGGCGCTCACGGACGGCGACTCGTTGCTTCAGCCCTCACTCGTAGGAGACGGTGACGGCAATGCTGTCGAGGGCAAGTGGATTGACCAGGACAAGAACGGCAGCCGTGAGACGGGCATGACGCACTCATCGGCAAGCGGTAGGGAGGTGTCAATCGTGCCCGATGGTGATGCGGACCTGCAGGCGCCGCACGCCGGCTTCAACGACCATGCGGGCAGTGGCGCGGTGGCACCAGAGCCAGTGTCACCAGTGGCAGACACTCCTGTCGCGTCCCGCGCCGAATTTGTGGCAACGCTGCAGTCGGAGCTGCGTCGTGCAGAGGAAATGATTCGGCAGATGTCTGCGTCCGAGGCAGAGCGCAACGCGCACATTGCCCAGCTTGTGAAGCGGCATGAGGAGGAGCAAGCGGCGATgcgggctgcggcggcggcgatggcggcggcggtggcaacgAAGGACGCCGAGAATTATGCCCCCGGCGCagtgacggcgacgatgcggcTGTGTCGCGATGAGCCGTATCTGCTAAACATGGACGGGGCGGGTGACTGGGTCGTCGCGCATCTTGGTCCCGGCGAGACGCTTGTAGGGGTGTTTCCGCCCAacggtggcgccgccaataacactgcagcggcgacatcTACCGCGAAGGGGAATGAGGGCAGTGAAGTCGGAAGCTCATCAACATCGTTCGACTCATCTCTCGTGCTTCCATCGTATCGTACCGGCTCCGACGCCGATGCGAATGGGGCAGCACCCGATGAAGGCGCCGACGTGCGACATGTTCGGCTGCCAAGAGAGTTTGGCGAGGGCGTTGGTGGACCGCACTGCATCCTTGAGCGCTTGAAGGCGACGGGCACTGCCGCGACGGCTAGCTCGACAACGACACTCAGGGCGTGCGCAGGGTACGAGACGTACGTAATCCGTCCCATGTATCGTAGCCCATTTGTCGTCAAGGACGGCGACACGCTCCTCCTGCAGAACGGAGACGTGCTGGACATCGGTGCCGACCACATCCAGCTCAAGTACATGGACCCTGCAGAGCCCCCCTTGACTGCGCGTGGGCGGAGAACAGTTCGCATGGAAACGACCGCATACGTCGGCGGTGACAGCCAGAGTGTCGATTGGGCTGAGAGCGATCGCGGCATGAgttcggcggcggcttcccCTGCCTCCGCAGGCtacaaggaggaggaggcgttgATGTCGCTGAAGCGTTTTATCGGTTCCTCTGAGGAGCACCCGGACAAGGAGGGCGTGCGtgaggaggcgcgcgagaCACGCGGTGCCTCTGGGGACGGCGACGGCTGTGAGGGTGGTGGCGTGGAGACGGCGTCGTCTTTCGATAGGGAATCCTTACATTCGGTCTTCGACGACGAGTACTCgacttccgccgccgccgacgactaCAACGACGAGGGCATTGGCGGACGACGAAACAGTCGTGAGGCCGGTATCAGCACCACCGtagcgacgccgcagcagccatctAGACCCCTCATTCCCACCCTGGCCTTGGGCAAGGCGCTCCCAGCGAACCGGCTCTCAACGCCTCCGCCACAGCGGATGCCCCAACGGGATTATCAGGCGACCAGAGTGCCCTTCGACACGGCGAGCGCCAACGCTAAGAATTCGGCATCCTCTGTAATACTGTCGGACTCGGAAGACCATTCAACTGCGAGCCCCTCGGTGAACGAGGGCATTAAGGCACCTAGCCTTCCGATCCCCCTTCAGCGCCggccgacgccggcagctGTTGCGGTTGTGAAGACGCGAGTGCCGAGCAAGCGCGTCCCACAGACGGCGCACCTGAACCCCAACTCTGCGTTGCCCCTGTCAGAGTTGCAGTGGATGCGCTCCAAGGCGCCGTCGAAGTCATACCGCAGTGAGCCTCCACCACGCTTTGTGGGCCGCTACAATCTCGTCCTCGTGGGGCcatccggcagcggcaagagcAGTCTTGTGCGGAACTTGCAGACCGAGGACACGCCATGGCTGCAGTCTGCTTTCTCAACGCTCATGGCCACCGGGCGCGCCTACGCGggcgccgatgccgacggCAACACACCAGCCTCCGCGGAGACGCATCCCACGATCGGCATTCACACCACCACGCtgacggccgccggcgcgacACCGATGCGCCTTCACGTGTACGAGCTTGGCGGCACGCCGTGCTTTAGCCCACTACTAGACCAACTCCCATCCCGCCGGCTGACATACTTGTTGTGCTTCCCGCTAGACGGCGGACCGTCGCTCGTTGCCCTGCGCGGCATTGTCGAAGACATTTTGTGCCGCACGGACAGTCACACGGTGTCACTGGTGCTGGttgccacacacgcgcaccacagcagcgctgccgatggcaagggcggtggcggcagcctcttctctcgccgCCTTCCAGCCGTGCGACAGGAGATGCTGCGAGCTCAGATGGAagaggtggagctgcaggTGGTCAGCCTCATTCAGATGCTGCAGCCGtatgcgcagctgcgtcctACAGTGGTGGGCCGGTTCGCAGTTGACAACGTGCACCGCCAAGTGTACTCGACCGGGTATCGGGCCGTGGAGGGGTTTCCCGAGTGGCTGCAGTGGCTCGGAGACCTGGCGCGCGACCGGTGCCGGAGTGATGTGGATTTTGCCAGCGGACTCGTGCCTGCACGGTGCATGGAGCTCAGCCGACAGGTGGGTCTGTTGCGGGAGCGTGGCAAGTGGTGCCTGTCTCTGCGCGACTTCAAGGCGCTGGCAACGGCAGTCAGCACGCAGTACGACACAGCCGAAGCCGCGagcgcctctctcgctcgagacacgctgcgccagcacgtgcagctgctcgcagACTGGGGCGTGCTGGCGCACCGCTTTCGAAGCACACCGCTACGTCAACATGTGGTTCTTGATGTAGCGTGGCTCTGCCGTGTGCTGACAACgctggcgtgctgcgcgctgGTGGGCCAAGCGGAGTCTGGTGGGCCCAGCACCGTGGATGCCGCTAGGATGGTTGCCGCGGCCGGAAAGCGAGACACGGCGCTTCTGAATCGAAAACACCCGGCACTGCGTATCTTGCTCACCCCCGAGGCGGCGCGAATCGTCGATGTGGTGAAAGTCGTGACTATGGACACGGCGTGCCTTCTTCGCTATGGTGTCTTGCCGATGCCCGTTCTCGTTACGATGCTGGAGCCCCACTTCAAACCATGTGACAGTGAGGgagccgccagcggcagcctcgAGGAAGGCATGAGTGCCCTGAGGAGAACAGACAacctcgccgtcgctggctgCGACCCCGCTGCGGGCAACGTGCGCTATAGCGTTCCGCTGGCTGGTGTACTCGAACTCCTTGTACTGTGCGACGTTATCATTCTGGGGCACAAGCTGTTGCTCAGTCCAtccgccgaggaggcggctcGAACTTctacggcgccgccgcaggatTTAGTGGGGTGCTCACGCAGTCTTCCCGTGTCTGCCGCATCACAGCAGCAAGGGGGCCGTGTAcacgatgacgacgaccGCAGCCTAGATGACATCAAcccggcggaggagggcttTGTTGTGTACCCGCTGAGTTGTCGCACCCCCGCATCTGCTGGCGTCACGTGGCTTTTCCCGTGCTTCCTCTCCGGTCCGTTCTACATGTTCAAGCTCGACATGGTGCCACGCAACTTCTTCCCAAAGCTCATGTGCCGCCTGGCCACGGTATCGGACAAGATCTACCTCGGCCCTGTGCAGTCGCATAGCTGGAGTTCACCGACTCGGTGGCGGGCAACGGATGCGACGCGTGGGCGAGGTGTTGTTGGCGGGAGAACACCGGTGGCGCACGGCCCGTTCGACACCTACTTTTCGGAATGCGCTGGTAGGTCGTTTGTGCTGCCTCGATTCTCGACGTACTTGGCGCAGACCACCGCCGAGGTCTCACCGCGAAGACGAGAGGGACTATGGTTTGATGCAGCATGGCTGGTGTACAAGGAGTCGGCGCACGACGATGACTGCGAAGGCGACAACTgccgcgtgcttgtgcggtTGGTACACCACAGTGTGTTCCTGTCTTTCCACTGCCACCAGGCAGGCTCGTCGTTGGGCatgagcggtggcggtgctaGCCCTGGCGTTCAGGATTTTTACGAAGCCGTTCTCGAAGCGGTTCGGCACGTGGTAGAGGAGTTCCCCGGAGGCAAGTGCAGCGAGTCCATGCAGTGCTGTGTTGACCCTGCGATACTGCTCGAGCTGGAGGTGAAGCATCCTGCCGTTCAGTCCGACCAAGAGACGGCAGCCCTGGAGCGCCACGTGCGATTTGCCAGCATCAACGACAACCTCAACAGCCTTGAGCGCGTGCTTGCCAAGAGCGGCTCGGCGCTGTGGACCGCCCGCACCGCCCGCCGCTCTCATACGTCACGTTCGGAAGATGGTGAGGACGAGAGCGCCTAcgtgccactgctgcgcaaTTTCAGTGCTACGTGTCCGCTCGACGTTGCCGAGTGCATTCGGCGCTGGAAGACGGAGCAGCACTTCCACATATCcacggagctggaggcacgGCTGGTGGGTGCACTGCAGGAGCTTGGTGCATGCTACCATGAGTCGGCACCGGTCGCTGTTAACAGCTGTTTCGCGCTGGATCGCTTGCTGGACGTGCTGGCTCATATTGACACGGTgtga